A window from Bacteroidota bacterium encodes these proteins:
- a CDS encoding NAD-dependent malic enzyme produces the protein MSKLTGRSIIRNPRTNKGTAFTIEERQKYGLIGLMPNVVETMETQIQRVHIQLDNFELPIQKYMYLNNLLDSNETLFFKTIISEPAKYLPLVYTPTVGEACEKFGHIARQTKALFISIEQKDNIKELLKNWPVDDVRFTVVTDGERILGLGDLGICGIGIPIGKLILYTSCAGVPPEYTLPIVLDAGTNNETFLNDPLYPGLKKKRVSGAAFDDFVEAFVVAINEVFPKICIQWEDFAGKDAIRILDKYRDRVSTFNDDMQGTAGVATAGIITASRFSGKPFSEQRILFLGAGAAAFGIADMLVHKFQKDGLTKEEAHKQVWMFDVNGLLVKSRTDLADYQMPFAHDSEPSDDFAKSILKIKPTAIIGVSTVGGAFNQQVIENMCAVNERPVIFPYSNPTSHSECTAEQAYTWSKGKAIFASGSPFAPVTFEGRTFTPGQGNNVYIFPAVGLAIFATEAKRVTNEMFVAAAEAVAEQVTEENYAKGLIYPLINDILKVSYNVAIKVAEKIFESGLAGIKKPKDLGTFIKSKMYEPKYR, from the coding sequence ATGAGCAAACTAACCGGTCGTTCAATAATTCGTAATCCCCGAACAAATAAGGGTACTGCGTTTACTATAGAAGAAAGACAGAAATATGGTTTAATAGGGTTGATGCCAAATGTAGTGGAGACGATGGAAACACAGATACAACGGGTGCATATACAATTAGACAATTTCGAATTGCCGATCCAAAAATATATGTATCTGAATAATCTGCTTGATAGCAATGAGACCTTGTTTTTCAAAACCATCATCAGCGAACCGGCTAAGTACTTACCGTTGGTTTACACACCCACTGTTGGTGAGGCTTGTGAGAAATTCGGTCATATTGCCCGGCAGACAAAAGCACTGTTTATTTCTATTGAACAAAAGGATAACATTAAAGAGCTGCTTAAAAACTGGCCGGTTGATGATGTTCGCTTTACAGTTGTTACAGATGGTGAACGCATATTAGGACTTGGGGATCTTGGCATATGTGGTATTGGTATTCCTATTGGCAAATTAATTTTATATACAAGCTGTGCTGGCGTTCCTCCTGAATATACATTGCCAATTGTGTTGGATGCAGGAACCAACAATGAAACATTTCTAAATGATCCCCTCTATCCCGGTTTAAAGAAAAAAAGAGTTAGCGGTGCAGCGTTTGATGATTTTGTTGAAGCCTTTGTTGTTGCGATCAATGAAGTATTTCCAAAGATCTGTATTCAATGGGAAGATTTTGCGGGTAAAGATGCGATCCGCATCCTGGATAAATATCGTGACAGGGTTTCTACATTTAATGATGACATGCAAGGCACGGCAGGTGTTGCTACTGCCGGCATCATTACTGCAAGCCGGTTTTCAGGTAAACCTTTTAGTGAACAACGAATTCTTTTTTTGGGAGCAGGAGCAGCAGCATTTGGCATTGCGGATATGCTTGTTCATAAGTTTCAAAAAGATGGCCTTACCAAAGAAGAAGCACATAAGCAAGTGTGGATGTTTGATGTAAATGGATTGCTTGTCAAATCAAGAACTGATCTTGCCGATTATCAAATGCCTTTTGCACATGATAGCGAACCATCAGATGATTTTGCAAAGTCTATCCTTAAAATAAAACCAACGGCTATCATCGGGGTCAGTACAGTGGGAGGTGCTTTTAATCAACAGGTGATTGAAAACATGTGTGCCGTAAATGAACGACCTGTTATTTTTCCTTATTCAAATCCAACATCACATTCAGAGTGTACCGCAGAACAAGCTTATACCTGGAGTAAAGGCAAAGCGATTTTTGCCAGTGGCAGTCCGTTTGCACCAGTAACTTTTGAAGGCCGCACATTCACACCGGGCCAGGGCAATAATGTCTATATTTTCCCAGCTGTGGGCCTTGCAATATTTGCAACCGAAGCTAAAAGAGTTACTAATGAAATGTTTGTTGCGGCTGCTGAAGCAGTGGCCGAACAGGTGACTGAAGAAAACTACGCAAAGGGTTTGATCTATCCGCTAATTAATGATATCCTGAAGGTATCTTATAACGTAGCGATAAAAGTTGCTGAAAAAATATTTGAAAGCGGATTAGCTGGTATAAAAAAACCAAAGGACCTGGGAACATTTATTAAAAGCAAAATGTACGAACCAAAATATCGTTAA
- a CDS encoding DASS family sodium-coupled anion symporter, which translates to MTINLKTINHQKKSIRNFLLSFGIAFGLTLLLKEPGFNDSQVYVLFLLFFAIGLWITEPIPAFAVSLFIIAFLVFALGNKYFNSAPENIEEYVSTFSDGIIWLMLGGFFLAKAMAKTNLDVALFKFTLKIAGTNPRNLLMGVMIATMIASMLLSNTATTTMVLAMIMPLLISLGKESGVTKALVLGIPFASTAGGMATIIGTPANAIAVGALEKSGITVEFIDWMVYGVPIAIVITVAGYFALIKKYIKNTTPISTAFIDDLQIDKSKESSQQRKIVIAVIIVTIGLWITTSLHGIKVASVCALPLVVLTLTGVLDGKDIRTLAWDTLLLIAGGLSLGLALQHTGLLDHYAKMLITLQLNSLVLFFIFGFLAVILANVMTNSTTTALIVPICMVILPAFKLEASMIVALSSSGALLLLASSPSNAIVFNTGLIEQKDFRLTGILFGLLAPLLAILWVLLMT; encoded by the coding sequence ATTACAATTAATTTGAAAACCATTAACCACCAAAAAAAATCTATTAGGAACTTCCTGCTTTCTTTTGGAATTGCATTTGGATTAACTCTGCTTTTAAAGGAGCCTGGGTTTAATGATTCGCAGGTATATGTTCTCTTCCTGTTGTTCTTTGCTATTGGATTGTGGATCACCGAACCAATACCGGCATTTGCGGTAAGTCTTTTTATCATTGCATTCCTTGTATTCGCATTGGGAAATAAATATTTTAATTCAGCACCCGAAAACATTGAAGAATATGTAAGCACTTTTTCAGACGGTATTATATGGCTTATGCTGGGTGGTTTCTTCCTGGCTAAAGCAATGGCCAAAACAAACCTGGATGTAGCACTCTTCAAGTTTACACTTAAGATAGCGGGAACTAATCCAAGGAATTTATTGATGGGCGTAATGATCGCAACGATGATAGCCTCTATGTTGTTGTCGAACACAGCCACAACAACTATGGTGTTAGCGATGATTATGCCACTGCTTATATCACTTGGTAAAGAATCAGGCGTTACCAAAGCTTTGGTGTTAGGCATCCCGTTCGCTTCTACTGCAGGCGGCATGGCTACTATTATCGGAACTCCTGCAAATGCCATTGCCGTTGGTGCATTGGAAAAGTCAGGAATTACCGTGGAGTTTATCGACTGGATGGTTTATGGTGTACCCATTGCAATTGTGATCACTGTTGCAGGTTATTTTGCCCTGATCAAAAAATATATAAAGAATACAACTCCTATATCTACTGCTTTCATAGATGATCTGCAAATCGACAAATCAAAGGAATCATCGCAACAGAGAAAGATCGTTATCGCTGTAATTATTGTAACCATTGGGTTATGGATAACCACCTCTTTACATGGAATAAAAGTGGCATCAGTGTGTGCACTGCCTCTTGTTGTGCTTACACTTACAGGTGTGCTTGATGGAAAAGATATCCGGACCTTAGCATGGGATACACTATTGCTGATTGCCGGAGGTTTGTCGCTTGGGCTTGCCCTTCAACATACCGGGTTATTAGATCACTATGCAAAAATGCTGATCACCCTGCAATTAAACAGCCTGGTACTGTTTTTCATATTTGGATTTTTAGCCGTGATACTTGCTAATGTTATGACCAATTCTACTACCACTGCTTTAATAGTTCCTATTTGTATGGTGATCCTTCCGGCTTTTAAATTAGAAGCGAGCATGATCGTAGCACTTTCATCATCAGGAGCATTGTTATTGCTGGCATCAAGTCCTTCTAATGCCATTGTATTTAACACAGGTCTTATTGAACAAAAGGATTTCAGGCTCACAGGAATTCTGTTTGGACTGCTTGCACCTTTGCTCGCAATATTATGGGTGCTTCTAATGACTTAA
- a CDS encoding 1-phosphofructokinase family hexose kinase gives MPSIVTITFNPCLDISSSVDALLPEKKMRCAPLVYEAGGGGINVARGIKKLGGNPLAIYLAGGNNGATLQSLLEAESLDTVLIDTGINTRVNVTMVDKSSTLQYRFITAGNPINEISLEKCIRALEELSNVEYIVVSGSLQTGLPHNIFERLSAIAKQKKAKLIIDAPTEVLKTYPIKGAYLLKPNLNELSMLAGKEELQDDEIIDVARIIISRNVCEVVVISMGPAGALLVTKDITERFITPMVKAKTTVGAGDSMVAGIVMHLASNKDIKEAVRFGVACGTAATLNEGTQLFKIEDAEKLYRAIRTL, from the coding sequence ATGCCTTCAATTGTTACTATAACATTTAATCCTTGTCTTGATATAAGCAGTTCTGTGGATGCATTATTGCCTGAAAAAAAAATGCGATGCGCCCCTTTAGTTTATGAAGCCGGTGGCGGGGGTATTAATGTAGCAAGAGGAATAAAAAAGCTAGGTGGCAACCCCCTGGCGATTTACCTGGCCGGAGGAAACAACGGGGCTACATTACAGTCCTTGTTAGAAGCCGAATCGCTGGATACCGTGTTAATTGATACGGGTATCAATACAAGAGTAAACGTGACAATGGTTGATAAGTCAAGCACTCTTCAATATCGTTTTATAACAGCAGGCAATCCTATAAACGAGATATCTTTAGAAAAATGCATACGGGCACTTGAAGAGTTAAGCAATGTTGAATATATAGTTGTAAGCGGAAGTTTGCAAACTGGTTTGCCGCATAATATATTCGAACGTCTGTCTGCAATAGCAAAACAAAAAAAGGCAAAGCTTATAATTGATGCTCCTACAGAAGTTTTGAAGACATATCCTATAAAAGGCGCTTATCTTCTAAAACCTAATCTTAATGAATTAAGCATGCTTGCCGGTAAAGAAGAATTGCAGGACGATGAGATCATAGATGTTGCAAGAATTATTATTTCAAGAAATGTTTGTGAGGTAGTAGTTATATCAATGGGGCCGGCCGGTGCATTGCTTGTTACGAAAGATATCACTGAGCGATTTATAACTCCGATGGTAAAAGCAAAAACCACTGTTGGCGCAGGAGATAGTATGGTTGCGGGTATAGTGATGCACTTAGCATCAAACAAAGACATTAAAGAAGCCGTTCGTTTTGGTGTTGCCTGTGGAACTGCAGCAACCTTGAATGAAGGAACTCAATTATTCAAAATTGAGGATGCAGAAAAATTATATCGGGCTATCCGGACTTTATAA
- a CDS encoding DUF3575 domain-containing protein — MKKIILLVMIFPGLQQTASAQDTTKPKKNTILFNVTNPIIFGSSFIIGYERVLNPHQSFSVNLGTTSFPGSDNTDTDSVKVNNVKNKSGLNVSADFRFYLSKENKYAAPRGVYIGPYYSYNNFARDQTWMLKSTNGGAPLQTKTELNLNIHTIGFEMGYQFVFNNWLALNAILIGPGISSYSLKATLDGNLSESDREKLLEAINDALTEKFPNWGQLVDDGEFQSKGSTNTTTWGYRYMIQIGFRF; from the coding sequence ATGAAAAAAATCATTTTGTTGGTAATGATCTTTCCGGGTTTACAACAAACGGCATCCGCACAGGACACGACCAAACCCAAGAAAAACACCATTCTTTTCAACGTTACTAACCCGATCATTTTTGGTAGTTCATTCATTATAGGTTATGAACGGGTATTAAATCCCCATCAATCATTCAGCGTTAACTTGGGTACCACCAGTTTTCCCGGTTCAGATAATACCGATACTGATTCAGTGAAAGTGAACAATGTCAAAAATAAAAGCGGGTTGAATGTTTCGGCAGATTTCCGGTTCTACCTGTCAAAAGAAAATAAATATGCCGCTCCAAGAGGTGTTTATATCGGGCCCTATTATTCATATAATAATTTTGCCAGGGATCAAACCTGGATGTTGAAAAGCACTAACGGGGGTGCTCCACTCCAAACGAAAACGGAACTCAACCTCAATATTCATACTATTGGTTTTGAAATGGGTTACCAGTTTGTTTTTAATAATTGGCTTGCGTTGAATGCGATCCTGATCGGGCCCGGGATCTCTAGTTATAGTTTAAAAGCTACTCTGGACGGTAATTTATCAGAGTCAGACAGAGAAAAACTTCTTGAAGCAATTAATGACGCCCTGACTGAAAAATTTCCGAACTGGGGGCAGCTTGTTGATGATGGGGAGTTTCAATCCAAAGGATCTACCAATACTACCACCTGGGGATACAGGTATATGATTCAAATCGGGTTCAGGTTTTAA
- a CDS encoding acetate/propionate family kinase, protein MDNNISDFLKKKVSLFEHLSENKLAEILQGSRVVSYESNEAVVRFGEDADFLGVLLKGKLSASVMADQGQRTTIGHLEQGATFGEMALMSGNKTMADLIAETNCQVLRIPVELFQSVIMTEPNAIQQLSKNVGERFKQMMADPEKTAAAFRKSADPYGLQLKGERPEKILVINCGSSSLKYAFFDSENESNTVRGQVERIGIAGTRLIHKGRTNEVKRDLTGGGFEEALKAMLEELTVKDNGVIRDPSEITVVGHRVVHGGEKFSEAVVIDDEILGHIEALNHLAPLHNPVNVTGIKEAQRIFSTVPHVAVFDTAFHSTLPSYAYLYGLPYEYYEKKGVRRYGFHGSSHSYVCLKAAQHLQKRVNELKIVNCHLGNGASLCAIDHGRSIDTSMGFTPGEGLIMGTRCGDLDPGVITYLEREANLKGEQIDQLLNKQSGLLGLSGISGDMREVEKAANNGDIRALVALKAFTYRVRKYIGAYLAAMSGMDVLIFTGGIGQGSAGVRSLALQGLQCMGIHLDDQRNREADGSSEICRISTDDSPITILIVPTDEERMIARETLRSLSRSYLKQIVKTRQKEQFLIEVSAHHIHLAQEDVEALFGKGHQLTKKSDLSQPGQFACEEQLNIIGPKGTIGRVRVLGPTRKETQVEISMTEQFKLGIHPPIRESGDLQDTPGCILEGTVGKVELKRGVICALRHIHMTPADALRYGLKDKSTVHVRVQGDRELVFGDVLIRVNPNYSLAMHIDTDEANAAHLQTGAQGFIEGIQNQS, encoded by the coding sequence ATGGACAACAATATTTCTGACTTTCTTAAGAAAAAGGTGAGTCTGTTTGAGCACCTTTCCGAAAATAAATTGGCTGAGATACTCCAAGGTTCACGGGTAGTATCTTACGAATCCAATGAAGCAGTGGTCAGGTTTGGCGAAGATGCAGACTTTCTCGGCGTTTTACTGAAAGGCAAATTGTCCGCTTCTGTTATGGCAGATCAGGGACAGCGTACAACAATCGGACATTTAGAGCAAGGAGCTACTTTCGGCGAAATGGCGTTGATGAGTGGCAATAAAACCATGGCTGATCTTATCGCTGAAACAAATTGCCAGGTGTTGAGGATTCCAGTTGAACTTTTTCAATCAGTTATAATGACTGAACCAAATGCGATTCAACAACTGTCGAAGAATGTAGGCGAACGCTTTAAACAAATGATGGCAGATCCGGAAAAAACTGCAGCTGCTTTTCGTAAGAGTGCAGATCCATACGGTTTACAATTAAAAGGTGAAAGACCTGAGAAAATACTAGTGATCAATTGCGGTTCATCATCTCTTAAATATGCTTTTTTCGATTCTGAAAATGAATCCAACACCGTTCGTGGCCAGGTTGAACGCATCGGTATTGCAGGAACACGTCTAATACATAAAGGACGGACAAATGAAGTGAAACGTGATCTAACAGGAGGTGGATTTGAAGAAGCACTCAAGGCAATGCTGGAGGAGCTTACCGTAAAAGATAATGGTGTCATCCGGGATCCATCAGAAATTACTGTGGTTGGTCATCGCGTTGTGCATGGAGGAGAAAAGTTTAGTGAAGCAGTTGTAATTGATGATGAGATCCTCGGGCACATTGAAGCATTGAATCATCTTGCGCCATTACACAATCCGGTAAATGTTACCGGTATCAAAGAAGCACAAAGAATTTTTTCAACAGTTCCCCATGTAGCTGTTTTCGATACAGCCTTTCATTCAACACTGCCATCTTACGCATACTTATATGGTTTGCCTTATGAGTATTATGAAAAGAAAGGCGTTCGCCGCTATGGATTTCACGGAAGTTCACACTCCTATGTTTGTCTGAAAGCTGCACAGCATTTGCAAAAACGTGTCAACGAATTGAAGATCGTAAATTGTCATTTGGGTAACGGAGCTTCACTTTGTGCCATTGATCACGGCCGTTCTATTGATACATCAATGGGATTCACTCCGGGTGAAGGCCTGATCATGGGTACACGTTGCGGCGATCTTGATCCGGGAGTAATAACATACCTGGAGCGGGAAGCAAACCTGAAAGGTGAACAGATCGATCAACTACTAAATAAGCAAAGTGGTTTACTTGGTCTTTCAGGAATTTCCGGAGACATGCGAGAAGTTGAAAAGGCAGCTAACAATGGAGACATAAGGGCATTGGTAGCATTAAAGGCATTTACTTATCGTGTACGAAAATACATCGGTGCTTATCTCGCTGCGATGAGCGGCATGGATGTCCTGATCTTTACCGGGGGAATTGGACAAGGTAGTGCCGGTGTTCGTTCGCTTGCATTACAAGGACTTCAATGCATGGGTATTCATCTCGACGATCAACGCAACCGCGAAGCTGATGGATCTTCTGAGATCTGCCGAATCTCAACCGATGATTCTCCAATTACAATACTCATCGTTCCTACCGATGAAGAGCGGATGATTGCAAGAGAAACACTTCGCTCTTTAAGCCGTTCCTATCTTAAGCAGATAGTAAAAACTCGACAGAAGGAACAATTCCTGATTGAAGTCTCAGCACATCATATTCACCTTGCGCAGGAAGATGTGGAAGCGTTATTCGGTAAAGGACACCAGTTAACTAAGAAAAGTGATCTCTCTCAACCCGGTCAGTTTGCATGCGAGGAACAACTGAACATCATTGGACCCAAAGGTACTATCGGTCGGGTCCGTGTATTAGGGCCAACCCGAAAGGAAACACAGGTAGAAATTTCCATGACAGAACAGTTTAAACTAGGCATTCATCCACCTATCCGTGAATCTGGCGACTTACAGGATACTCCCGGATGTATATTAGAAGGAACTGTCGGCAAAGTAGAACTTAAAAGAGGTGTCATTTGTGCTTTACGCCATATACATATGACGCCTGCTGATGCACTACGGTATGGATTAAAAGATAAATCAACGGTTCATGTTCGTGTGCAGGGAGATCGGGAGCTTGTATTTGGCGATGTGCTCATTCGTGTAAATCCAAACTACAGTCTTGCTATGCATATAGACACTGATGAAGCCAATGCCGCTCACTTACAAACAGGTGCGCAAGGATTTATTGAAGGAATTCAAAACCAAAGCTAA
- a CDS encoding nuclear transport factor 2 family protein, with translation MKQLIFLAALSIGLFSCNSGTTDKNKMENLAIAKKYMEAVETNNAAIMDSLLADNYMGYGPSVGDSINKADAISNWKHNAANLYESVKYTRHQNMALTVGEGEQADPGDWVSNWAYLTIKYKDGRGPVNVWVNAVYKIENGKIARSRTFYNEADVLRQLNYEMVPREDVK, from the coding sequence ATGAAACAACTGATCTTTTTAGCTGCCCTAAGCATCGGCCTTTTTTCCTGCAACTCTGGTACTACCGATAAAAATAAAATGGAGAACCTGGCTATTGCTAAAAAATATATGGAAGCAGTAGAAACCAATAATGCTGCTATCATGGATTCACTGCTAGCCGATAATTATATGGGTTATGGACCTTCTGTTGGTGATTCAATCAATAAAGCAGATGCGATCAGCAACTGGAAACACAATGCAGCCAACCTGTATGAATCTGTTAAGTATACCCGTCATCAAAATATGGCACTCACTGTTGGTGAAGGAGAACAAGCCGATCCGGGCGATTGGGTTTCTAACTGGGCTTATCTCACCATTAAATACAAAGACGGAAGAGGGCCGGTAAATGTTTGGGTAAATGCAGTATACAAAATCGAAAATGGGAAAATTGCACGCAGCAGAACTTTTTATAATGAAGCCGATGTATTGAGGCAATTGAATTATGAAATGGTGCCGAGGGAGGATGTGAAATAA
- a CDS encoding TIGR00730 family Rossman fold protein, protein MTQSNDKNFFEPERSLADEMRDSHKVLSDLWQGISAFENIRNCVTVYGSARFKEGHLYYELARSIGKALAENGFTVMTGGGPGVMEAANRGAKEGGGRSLGCNISLPFEQKINPYVDHKVEFEFFFTRKVILRKNSIAYVLMPGGFGTMDEIFEVLTLIQTGKLPPRPIVCMGADYWKHLGTFLRETMLNAGTISPADIELAFVTDDVQKAVDHIKQNTLNLTARNENADIY, encoded by the coding sequence ATGACACAAAGCAACGATAAGAATTTTTTCGAACCAGAACGTTCACTTGCCGATGAAATGCGTGATTCTCATAAAGTACTTTCTGATCTATGGCAGGGAATAAGTGCTTTTGAAAACATCAGAAACTGTGTTACGGTTTATGGCTCTGCACGATTTAAGGAAGGGCATCTTTATTATGAACTTGCCCGCAGTATAGGCAAAGCACTTGCCGAGAATGGATTCACTGTTATGACGGGTGGCGGGCCCGGTGTAATGGAAGCCGCCAATCGCGGCGCAAAAGAAGGTGGTGGTAGATCTCTCGGCTGTAATATTTCCCTTCCTTTTGAGCAAAAGATCAATCCATATGTTGATCATAAAGTTGAGTTTGAATTCTTTTTTACACGTAAGGTCATCTTACGAAAAAATTCTATCGCTTATGTTTTAATGCCTGGCGGTTTTGGTACTATGGACGAAATTTTTGAAGTGCTTACTTTAATTCAGACCGGCAAATTACCTCCACGTCCCATTGTGTGTATGGGAGCTGATTACTGGAAACACCTCGGAACATTTTTAAGAGAAACAATGTTGAATGCAGGAACCATTTCTCCGGCAGATATCGAACTTGCTTTTGTAACAGATGATGTACAGAAAGCAGTTGATCATATAAAACAGAATACTCTCAATCTCACGGCACGGAATGAAAATGCAGATATCTATTGA
- a CDS encoding alpha-amylase, whose protein sequence is MTKHPKYPTLYQVNTRVWLTELSGKLKRPATLDDIPNDALEQLAEAGFDWVWFLSVWQTGELGRKVSCENQDWRNDFEETLPDLNEEDIAGSGFAVTGYTVHIDLGGDAALSRLRSRLKQYGLKLMLDFVPNHMAPDHPWVEEHPDYFIHGTQSDLERFPLNFTVVKRRKDDLIMAYGRDPHFSGWPDTLQLDFSNPAMQEAMRDELLRIADQCDGVRCDMAMLIVPEVFEKTWGRKIEPFWPKAIKDVRDRVPDFCFMAEVYWDMEWDLQQQGFDYTYDKRLYDRLHEGEAKPVREHFYAELDYQVKLVRFLENHDECRAASAFEIDIHKAAAVITFLSPGLRFFHQGEFEGRTKRISPHLVRGPQEPVNTDLLLFYTELLAVINTPLFRDGDWRLLQCMPAWDGNNSSDSFLAFSWKGSNGELALIAVNYAPHSSQCYIRLPFDELANELVRLNDCMNTTVYDRQGNELLSGGMYLDMPAWSYHVFEITVPAKTIAEGINTITAPDKKVVQKSEKVNGTVPISGL, encoded by the coding sequence ATGACAAAGCATCCAAAATACCCAACTCTATACCAGGTAAATACTAGAGTATGGCTTACGGAATTGTCAGGGAAACTGAAACGTCCGGCTACATTGGATGATATTCCGAACGATGCATTGGAACAACTTGCTGAGGCAGGTTTTGATTGGGTCTGGTTTCTGAGTGTCTGGCAAACAGGTGAACTAGGCCGCAAGGTGTCGTGTGAAAATCAGGATTGGCGGAATGATTTTGAAGAAACACTCCCGGATTTAAATGAAGAAGATATTGCAGGTTCCGGTTTTGCTGTCACTGGTTATACAGTCCATATTGATCTTGGTGGAGATGCTGCTTTATCAAGACTACGATCAAGATTAAAGCAGTATGGATTGAAACTGATGCTTGATTTTGTTCCCAATCATATGGCGCCAGATCATCCCTGGGTTGAAGAACATCCTGATTATTTTATTCATGGAACTCAAAGCGATCTTGAAAGGTTTCCGCTGAACTTTACTGTTGTAAAACGAAGAAAAGATGATTTGATAATGGCCTATGGCCGGGATCCTCATTTTTCTGGTTGGCCGGATACACTTCAATTGGATTTTAGTAATCCTGCAATGCAGGAGGCAATGAGAGATGAACTTCTTCGTATTGCTGATCAGTGCGACGGTGTAAGATGTGATATGGCAATGCTTATTGTACCTGAAGTTTTTGAAAAAACCTGGGGCCGAAAAATTGAACCCTTCTGGCCCAAAGCCATAAAAGATGTTCGTGACAGAGTTCCCGACTTTTGTTTTATGGCTGAGGTTTATTGGGATATGGAATGGGATCTTCAGCAACAAGGTTTCGATTATACGTATGATAAAAGACTTTATGATCGTTTACATGAAGGCGAGGCCAAACCGGTGCGGGAACACTTTTATGCAGAACTTGATTATCAAGTTAAGTTGGTCCGCTTTCTTGAAAATCACGATGAATGCCGGGCAGCATCAGCATTCGAAATAGACATACATAAAGCCGCTGCCGTGATAACATTCTTATCACCGGGACTTAGGTTTTTTCACCAGGGAGAATTTGAAGGAAGAACAAAACGAATTTCGCCACACCTGGTCCGTGGCCCGCAGGAGCCAGTCAATACAGATTTGCTATTATTTTATACTGAACTGCTTGCAGTGATCAACACACCACTCTTCCGCGATGGCGATTGGCGTTTACTCCAATGCATGCCAGCCTGGGATGGGAATAACAGCTCGGATTCTTTTCTTGCGTTTTCATGGAAAGGATCGAATGGTGAGTTGGCGTTGATAGCTGTTAACTATGCGCCCCATTCAAGCCAATGCTATATCCGATTACCATTTGATGAACTGGCTAATGAATTGGTTCGGCTCAATGATTGTATGAATACAACTGTTTATGATCGCCAGGGAAATGAACTGTTGTCGGGAGGAATGTATTTGGATATGCCGGCATGGAGTTATCATGTTTTTGAAATAACAGTACCGGCAAAAACGATAGCAGAAGGGATTAATACCATTACAGCACCTGACAAAAAAGTGGTACAAAAATCCGAAAAAGTAAATGGCACCGTTCCAATTTCCGGACTATGA